Proteins from a genomic interval of Candidatus Binataceae bacterium:
- a CDS encoding phosphoadenylyl-sulfate reductase, with amino-acid sequence MEQQIEKPELTLQMDELEAGEAAVELDDKEPQEVLAWAMDRFGSELAICSSFQAEGCALIDMAAKIDPKIRVFTIDTGRTPQETYDLIDKVRDRYGIKTEIFLPDTRIVEQMLTRHGNNLFYRDINLRLLCCQVRKVLPLRRALMNYSAWVTGLRRDQWATRSNIRKIEIDHDHGGIVKLAPLADWTDEEVWDYIRANDVPYNELYDKGYKSIGCAPCTRAVGEGQDPRAGRWWWETGAPKECGMHCSIETGGFEHELAALLGHNGKAH; translated from the coding sequence GTGGAACAGCAAATCGAAAAGCCCGAATTGACTCTTCAGATGGACGAACTCGAAGCGGGCGAAGCCGCGGTCGAGCTCGACGATAAGGAACCGCAGGAGGTGCTGGCCTGGGCGATGGATCGCTTCGGCAGCGAACTCGCGATTTGCTCGAGCTTTCAGGCCGAAGGATGCGCGCTGATCGACATGGCGGCCAAGATCGATCCGAAGATTCGCGTCTTCACGATCGACACCGGCCGCACGCCGCAGGAAACCTACGACCTTATCGACAAGGTTCGCGACCGCTACGGAATCAAGACCGAGATTTTTCTGCCCGACACGCGCATCGTCGAGCAGATGCTCACCCGGCACGGCAACAACCTATTCTATCGCGATATCAACCTGCGCCTGCTCTGCTGCCAGGTCCGCAAAGTGCTGCCACTGCGCCGCGCGCTCATGAACTACAGCGCGTGGGTGACGGGACTGCGCCGCGACCAGTGGGCGACGCGCTCGAATATCCGCAAGATCGAGATCGATCACGATCACGGCGGAATCGTGAAGCTCGCGCCGCTGGCGGATTGGACCGACGAGGAAGTCTGGGATTACATCCGCGCCAACGACGTTCCTTACAACGAGCTCTACGACAAGGGCTACAAGTCAATCGGATGCGCCCCATGCACGCGCGCCGTCGGCGAAGGCCAGGATCCGCGCGCGGGCAGATGGTGGTGGGAAACGGGCGCACCCAAAGAATGCGGCATGCACTGCTCAATCGAAACCGGCGGCTTCGAGCACGAGCTAGCCGCGCTGCTCGGGCATAACGGCAAAGCGCACTAA
- a CDS encoding sigma-54 dependent transcriptional regulator: MASHLTAIGVGGGAFTFERALIGEHPTIVKLRALAERVASSEVTVLITGESGTGKEVVAKGIHAISPRVERPFVPVNCAAIPRDLLESEMFGHERGAFTGAAGARHGLFTIADGGTIFLDEIGEMPLDLQAKLLRVLEDGMVRAVGSDRATRVNVRVIAATNNDLARAVKKALFREDLFYRLQVVPLLIPPLRERRSDIPILIDYFLDRIRSRTPGRQLSVTRDAMVHLWSYDWPGNVRELENMVERLAILADGSEITTGILPQTLLDSARPQQAMIPATLGEGGVDLNKLVRELEGRLINEALKQTGGNKQAAARLLGLKRTTFAAKLRRCGVITPLSSDEGEEE, from the coding sequence GTGGCGTCTCATTTAACAGCGATTGGGGTCGGTGGCGGCGCGTTCACGTTTGAGCGTGCGCTAATCGGCGAACATCCGACGATCGTCAAGCTGCGCGCGCTTGCGGAGCGGGTCGCGTCGTCGGAGGTCACCGTGTTGATCACCGGCGAGAGCGGCACTGGCAAGGAGGTCGTCGCCAAGGGCATCCATGCGATCTCGCCGCGAGTAGAGCGGCCGTTCGTGCCGGTCAACTGTGCGGCAATTCCGCGCGATCTGCTCGAATCCGAGATGTTCGGGCATGAGCGCGGCGCCTTCACCGGTGCGGCGGGCGCGCGGCACGGGCTTTTCACGATCGCCGATGGCGGCACGATCTTTCTCGATGAAATCGGCGAGATGCCGCTCGACCTCCAGGCCAAGCTGCTGCGCGTGCTCGAAGACGGGATGGTGCGGGCGGTAGGTTCCGATCGTGCGACGCGGGTCAACGTCCGCGTGATTGCCGCGACCAATAACGACCTTGCGCGGGCGGTGAAGAAGGCGCTCTTTCGCGAGGATCTCTTCTATCGGCTGCAGGTCGTGCCGCTTCTGATTCCGCCACTGCGCGAGCGCCGCTCCGATATCCCGATCCTGATCGATTACTTCCTGGACCGCATCCGCTCCCGTACCCCGGGGCGCCAACTTTCTGTCACTCGCGACGCGATGGTCCATCTTTGGTCATACGATTGGCCGGGCAACGTTCGCGAGCTGGAGAACATGGTCGAGCGGCTCGCGATCCTGGCCGACGGTTCCGAAATAACCACAGGAATTTTGCCGCAGACTCTGCTCGATAGCGCGCGTCCGCAGCAGGCAATGATTCCTGCGACGCTGGGCGAAGGCGGGGTCGATCTCAACAAGCTGGTACGGGAATTGGAAGGTAGATTGATCAACGAAGCGCTCAAGCAAACCGGCGGCAACAAGCAGGCTGCGGCGCGATTGCTGGGGCTTAAGAGGACGACGTTCGCCGCCAAGCTGCGGCGATGCGGTGTGATAACTCCGCTTTCCTCAGACGAGGGCGAGGAAGAATAG
- a CDS encoding pentapeptide repeat-containing protein, with translation MKRASARSELKIDSPDLPRSGLETLAIEQFERDAYELLALEGAKLVDSSFSGLRFDSCVLHRFELNRSRLPNLKLLDVRIEKSSAANGEWPKASLRRVEILGSRLTGLTIAEGELADVSFNDCRIDYLRLANSKLRNVRFEGCVLTEADFMESNLESVAFIGCDLRKAGLTHAKLTNVDLRGSKIDGLEIKAAQFSELTIDPPQAVTIVQMLGAKIV, from the coding sequence ATGAAACGAGCCAGCGCCCGAAGCGAACTCAAAATCGACTCCCCGGATTTACCCAGGAGCGGGCTAGAGACGCTCGCGATCGAGCAATTCGAGCGCGACGCCTACGAACTGCTCGCGCTCGAAGGCGCAAAGCTCGTCGATTCATCATTCTCAGGCCTGCGCTTCGATTCGTGCGTGCTCCACCGCTTCGAGCTCAACCGCTCGCGCTTGCCGAACCTCAAGCTGCTCGACGTGCGAATCGAAAAATCGAGCGCCGCCAACGGCGAATGGCCTAAGGCCAGCCTCCGCCGCGTCGAGATACTCGGCTCGCGCCTCACCGGCCTCACGATCGCCGAAGGCGAGCTTGCCGACGTGAGCTTCAATGATTGCCGCATCGACTATCTGCGGCTTGCCAACTCGAAACTGCGCAATGTCCGCTTCGAAGGATGCGTCCTGACGGAAGCCGACTTCATGGAGTCCAATCTCGAAAGCGTCGCATTCATCGGATGCGATCTGCGCAAGGCCGGCCTCACGCATGCCAAGTTGACGAACGTCGATCTGCGCGGCTCAAAAATCGACGGCCTCGAGATCAAGGCAGCGCAATTCTCCGAGTTAACGATCGATCCGCCGCAGGCGGTGACGATCGTCCAAATGCTCGGCGCAAAAATCGTCTAG
- the recR gene encoding recombination mediator RecR — MAENLKRGDGLPPAMTRLVKELSRLPGIGEKTASRLAFNLLNRPRDQVIALAESLLEMKERVGLCAECFALSDNPRCQICEDPQRERDLICVVEGPADLMALERARSFGGLYHVLHGALSPLDGIGPDDIKMRELVMRVSPPAEVREVIIATNATVEGEATALYIARTLKPLGVKATRLARGLPAGGDLEYSDSATLASALTGRREL; from the coding sequence ATGGCGGAGAACCTGAAGCGCGGCGACGGATTGCCGCCCGCGATGACGCGGCTCGTGAAGGAACTCTCGCGCCTGCCCGGAATCGGCGAGAAGACTGCCTCGCGTCTCGCCTTCAATCTGCTCAATCGTCCGCGTGACCAGGTGATTGCGCTTGCGGAGTCGCTGCTCGAAATGAAAGAGCGCGTCGGCCTTTGCGCCGAATGCTTCGCGCTGTCGGATAATCCGCGATGCCAGATCTGCGAAGACCCGCAGCGCGAGCGCGATTTGATTTGCGTCGTTGAAGGCCCCGCCGATCTTATGGCGCTGGAGCGCGCGCGCTCATTCGGCGGGTTGTATCACGTGCTGCACGGCGCGCTGTCGCCGCTCGACGGAATCGGCCCCGACGACATCAAGATGCGAGAGCTGGTGATGCGCGTCAGCCCGCCCGCCGAGGTCCGCGAAGTTATAATCGCGACCAACGCGACGGTCGAAGGCGAAGCAACAGCGCTCTATATCGCCCGCACGCTGAAACCTCTCGGCGTAAAAGCCACGCGCCTGGCCCGCGGCCTCCCCGCAGGCGGCGACCTCGAATACTCCGACTCTGCCACCCTCGCCAGCGCCCTCACGGGTCGGCGCGAACTCTAA
- a CDS encoding superoxide dismutase, whose amino-acid sequence MAFELPKLPYAIDALAPAISKETLEFHHGKHHNAYVTRLNELLPTSKFANATSLDEIVKQAEPGVLFNQAAQHWNHSFYWKSLAPKAGGEAKGPVADAIKKAFGDFATFKQKFTEAATGHFGSGWAWLVKDKDGSVKVTSTHDAGCPIRDGQTPLITCDVWEHAYYIDYRNARPKYVEAFWTLVNWEFANDNLK is encoded by the coding sequence ATGGCATTCGAACTTCCCAAGCTGCCATACGCCATCGATGCGCTCGCGCCAGCGATCTCCAAGGAGACGCTCGAGTTTCACCACGGCAAGCATCACAACGCCTACGTGACGCGCCTCAACGAATTGCTCCCGACGAGCAAGTTCGCCAACGCCACCTCGCTCGACGAGATCGTCAAGCAGGCCGAGCCCGGTGTGCTCTTCAACCAGGCCGCGCAGCACTGGAATCACAGCTTCTACTGGAAGAGCCTCGCGCCCAAGGCGGGTGGAGAGGCCAAGGGTCCGGTGGCCGACGCGATCAAGAAAGCATTTGGCGATTTTGCGACCTTCAAGCAAAAGTTCACCGAAGCCGCGACCGGGCATTTCGGGAGCGGATGGGCCTGGCTGGTGAAGGACAAGGACGGCTCAGTCAAAGTGACTTCGACCCACGATGCCGGATGCCCGATTCGCGACGGTCAGACACCGCTAATCACCTGCGACGTATGGGAGCATGCGTACTATATCGACTATCGCAACGCGCGCCCCAAGTACGTCGAGGCGTTCTGGACGCTCGTTAACTGGGAGTTCGCCAACGACAACCTGAAGTAA
- a CDS encoding SDR family NAD(P)-dependent oxidoreductase: MQTLENRIAIITGGTGALGRAVAENFLVAGAKVAIPYVVDAEVPMLRERLGNRFPDTQYLVRKSDVGVEAQVKQFTDEVASKWGRVDILVNLVGGFWGGKPIAETTLDEWQSMIDLNLRTAFLAARSVVPIMQRNKYGRIVSVTSRSGLSGAGDFAAYAVAKGAIATLTASLAEEVLGDNVLVNAIAPSTIDTEANRKAMPKAKHENWVKPEDIARTLNYLCSEDCQVTSGAVVPVYGRA, from the coding sequence ATGCAGACTCTCGAAAACCGAATCGCGATTATTACCGGCGGCACGGGGGCGCTCGGCCGCGCCGTGGCCGAAAACTTTCTCGTCGCGGGGGCCAAGGTCGCCATCCCCTACGTGGTCGATGCTGAAGTGCCGATGCTGCGCGAGCGGCTCGGCAACCGCTTTCCCGACACGCAGTACCTGGTGCGCAAATCGGACGTCGGCGTCGAGGCGCAGGTCAAGCAGTTTACCGACGAGGTCGCATCGAAGTGGGGCCGGGTCGATATTCTCGTCAACCTGGTCGGCGGTTTCTGGGGCGGCAAACCGATCGCCGAAACCACGCTCGACGAATGGCAGAGCATGATCGATCTGAACCTGCGCACCGCGTTCCTTGCCGCACGTAGCGTCGTACCGATCATGCAGCGCAACAAGTACGGCAGGATCGTGTCGGTGACTTCGCGCAGCGGACTCTCAGGGGCGGGTGACTTCGCCGCCTACGCGGTCGCGAAAGGCGCGATCGCAACTTTGACCGCATCGCTCGCCGAAGAAGTGCTGGGCGACAACGTGCTCGTCAACGCGATCGCACCGAGCACGATCGACACGGAGGCGAATCGCAAGGCGATGCCCAAGGCAAAGCACGAGAACTGGGTGAAGCCGGAGGACATCGCACGCACGCTCAACTACTTGTGTTCAGAGGACTGCCAAGTGACATCGGGCGCGGTGGTACCGGTATACGGCCGCGCCTGA
- a CDS encoding YbaB/EbfC family nucleoid-associated protein, which produces MADFDFASLMQQAQAFQEKLRQMQEEVATKTVEAQSGGGMVRVTVDGGLRVRRIEIDQTLIAANDKPMLEDLIVVAVNDGLARAQQLVSEEMGKMGPLAGLKIPGFPGA; this is translated from the coding sequence ATGGCAGATTTCGATTTCGCCTCGTTGATGCAGCAGGCCCAGGCATTCCAGGAAAAACTGCGCCAGATGCAGGAAGAGGTCGCAACCAAAACCGTTGAGGCGCAATCCGGCGGCGGCATGGTGCGTGTGACCGTCGACGGCGGCCTGCGTGTGCGGCGCATCGAAATTGACCAGACGCTCATCGCCGCCAACGACAAGCCGATGCTCGAGGATCTGATCGTCGTCGCCGTCAATGACGGCCTCGCGCGCGCCCAACAGCTCGTCAGCGAAGAGATGGGCAAGATGGGCCCGCTGGCTGGCCTCAAGATCCCCGGCTTTCCGGGCGCGTAG
- a CDS encoding Rrf2 family transcriptional regulator: MKFGVGVDYSVKALLMLAERFPGGKPTRVEEIAERQGLPENYLRRLLIELKRGGLVVSQKGPSGGYLLARPPGRISMADVVEIIEGDYNPVECLDDRAGAPCSRDNPCAMRDVWRQVRDSTNQILRSATLQSLAEKRKSALSFSI, from the coding sequence ATGAAATTTGGCGTCGGAGTGGATTACTCGGTCAAGGCTCTGCTGATGCTGGCCGAGCGTTTTCCGGGCGGAAAACCGACCCGCGTCGAGGAAATCGCCGAGCGGCAGGGCCTGCCTGAGAACTACCTGAGGCGCCTGCTGATCGAGCTCAAGCGCGGCGGCTTAGTGGTCAGCCAAAAAGGCCCCAGTGGCGGCTACCTGCTCGCGCGGCCACCCGGACGGATCTCTATGGCCGATGTCGTCGAAATAATCGAGGGCGACTACAATCCCGTCGAATGCCTTGATGATCGCGCGGGAGCGCCCTGCTCGCGCGATAATCCATGCGCGATGCGCGACGTATGGCGCCAGGTCCGCGACAGCACAAATCAGATTTTACGCAGCGCAACGCTGCAATCTCTCGCCGAAAAACGCAAATCCGCGCTTTCCTTCAGCATTTGA
- a CDS encoding 6-carboxytetrahydropterin synthase has translation MPERFSINVAKENLKFSAAHFIAYPGFREPLHGHNYQVGVRVEGKLTSTGYVLDFGLIKKIAKEIVDRLDERTIIPARSDCLKIEGPSGGKVRVRYEQDEFILPASDVAMLPIVHSSAEELARYIWSEMTAALAARGALAEVIALDVSVAEGPGQTATFSDTIRHD, from the coding sequence ATGCCCGAGCGTTTTTCAATCAACGTGGCGAAGGAGAATCTGAAATTCTCCGCCGCGCATTTCATCGCATATCCGGGGTTCCGCGAGCCGCTGCACGGGCATAACTACCAGGTGGGCGTGCGCGTCGAGGGCAAGCTGACAAGCACCGGCTACGTGCTCGACTTCGGGTTAATCAAGAAGATCGCCAAGGAGATCGTCGACCGTCTCGACGAGCGCACGATCATTCCGGCGCGCAGCGACTGCCTCAAGATCGAAGGCCCGAGCGGCGGCAAGGTGCGGGTGCGCTACGAGCAGGACGAATTCATTCTGCCCGCGAGCGACGTGGCGATGCTGCCGATCGTGCATAGCTCGGCGGAGGAGCTTGCGCGATATATCTGGAGCGAGATGACCGCCGCGCTTGCCGCGCGCGGTGCGCTGGCCGAGGTGATCGCGCTCGACGTTTCGGTGGCGGAAGGGCCGGGGCAGACGGCAACGTTCAGTGATACGATTCGGCACGACTAG
- a CDS encoding response regulator, with protein MDELTRPPQILVVDDDQDTVAILARHLQREGFVPIQASSGAECLKMVAENEIDVILLDLMMPEMDGFQVVQALKENADTAEIPVIMITARDDMDARAEGMRLGVSDFLAKPVFRRQLANRIRAQLEAVAAGRNATETLSRFDAASKK; from the coding sequence ATGGATGAGCTTACCAGGCCGCCCCAGATATTAGTGGTGGACGACGATCAGGACACTGTCGCAATTCTGGCGCGGCATTTACAGCGTGAAGGCTTCGTCCCGATTCAGGCCAGCTCTGGTGCCGAATGCCTAAAGATGGTCGCCGAGAATGAGATCGACGTAATCCTGCTCGACCTGATGATGCCCGAGATGGACGGCTTCCAGGTCGTGCAAGCACTCAAGGAAAATGCCGACACGGCGGAAATTCCCGTCATCATGATCACGGCGCGCGACGATATGGACGCACGCGCCGAGGGGATGCGACTTGGAGTGAGCGATTTTCTCGCCAAGCCCGTGTTCCGGCGTCAGCTCGCGAATCGAATCCGCGCCCAGCTCGAGGCCGTCGCGGCCGGCCGCAACGCCACCGAGACGCTAAGCCGCTTCGACGCGGCGAGTAAAAAATAG
- a CDS encoding DUF4870 domain-containing protein has product MNGEAAGKQNNVIAALTYLLGFVTGIIFLYLEPYNQDEFVRFHARQSIGFSIAWFAVYIVFSVFIGVLPHALGAVLNFLLTIIGIAFACLWVFLMWKAYSGERFRIPELADIIDNVAGSSV; this is encoded by the coding sequence ATGAACGGTGAGGCAGCCGGCAAGCAAAACAATGTGATCGCGGCGCTTACTTATCTGCTGGGTTTCGTCACCGGCATCATTTTCCTTTACCTCGAACCCTACAACCAGGACGAGTTCGTGCGCTTCCATGCGCGCCAGTCGATCGGCTTTTCGATCGCGTGGTTCGCGGTCTATATCGTCTTCAGTGTTTTCATCGGCGTACTGCCGCATGCGCTCGGCGCCGTGCTGAATTTTCTGTTGACGATTATCGGGATCGCGTTCGCGTGCTTATGGGTCTTCCTGATGTGGAAGGCCTACAGCGGCGAGCGGTTCAGGATTCCCGAGCTCGCCGACATTATCGACAACGTCGCGGGCAGTTCGGTCTGA
- a CDS encoding nitrite/sulfite reductase translates to MPKRVAPAWEMVLKRNSVERLKHELFPTELANQWQRLADTSYEKLPEEDIVRLQWFGMYHDKPKIGTFMMRVKIPSGILSARGLRTIGEISEEYGRGEGELTTRQNIQLHYITLDKAPAIFDKLKSAGLTTMGGCGDVVRNITGCPVAGVDRNELFDVTGEVRDAAEFFYGNREYSDLPRKHKISIASCVHQCNAPEINCISLVAMIRDGREGFAVRVGGGQSSTPRLSRHLGVFITREQVIPVLRAILDVWRLTTEYRISRVKARLKFMIDDYGVEEFRKLVEDRLGAPLESLDEMPLPDDESDHMGIHAQKQAGLFYVGFPVYLGLMSGKQMREVGELAESYGGDIRLTRRQNFILAGIPEARLEEVIAKVAEIGFPLDVNGLYASSIGCIGDPHCNYAVTPTKTKLASIIERLSTQFGDAVGDLKLNLDGCPHACAQHWTGDIGLQGTTGRGPNGEPLEAFDIILRGGLGRDAAIGKPLLRRVPSEQVEDQVARLFAGYLAQRSANETFSRFCVRTPDIDLIAIAQGESAAAQAAAQ, encoded by the coding sequence GTGCCGAAGAGGGTAGCGCCTGCGTGGGAAATGGTCTTGAAGCGCAATTCCGTCGAGCGCCTCAAGCATGAGTTGTTTCCCACCGAGCTAGCCAACCAATGGCAGCGGCTGGCTGACACGTCCTACGAAAAACTGCCGGAGGAGGACATCGTGCGTCTCCAATGGTTCGGGATGTATCACGACAAGCCGAAGATCGGCACCTTCATGATGCGCGTCAAGATTCCGAGCGGCATCCTGAGCGCGCGAGGCCTCCGCACAATTGGCGAGATCTCCGAAGAATACGGCCGCGGCGAGGGCGAGCTCACGACGCGCCAGAATATCCAGCTTCATTACATCACGCTCGACAAGGCGCCTGCGATTTTCGACAAGCTCAAGTCCGCCGGTCTTACGACGATGGGCGGATGCGGTGACGTGGTGCGCAATATCACCGGATGCCCGGTCGCGGGCGTCGATCGCAACGAGCTGTTCGACGTAACCGGAGAGGTGCGCGACGCAGCGGAATTTTTCTACGGTAATCGCGAGTACTCCGACCTGCCGCGCAAGCACAAGATTTCGATCGCCTCGTGCGTCCATCAATGCAACGCGCCCGAGATTAATTGCATATCGCTGGTCGCGATGATTCGCGATGGACGCGAGGGCTTCGCCGTGCGCGTCGGCGGCGGGCAATCTTCGACGCCGCGGCTGTCGCGCCATCTCGGCGTTTTCATCACCCGCGAGCAGGTGATTCCGGTTCTGCGCGCGATTCTCGACGTATGGCGCCTCACCACCGAGTACCGGATCTCGCGGGTCAAGGCGCGGCTCAAGTTCATGATCGACGACTACGGCGTCGAGGAGTTCCGCAAGCTGGTCGAAGATCGGCTCGGCGCGCCGCTCGAGAGCCTCGACGAGATGCCGCTGCCCGACGACGAGAGCGATCACATGGGAATCCATGCGCAGAAGCAGGCGGGGCTCTTCTACGTCGGCTTCCCGGTTTATCTCGGCCTGATGAGCGGCAAGCAGATGCGCGAGGTCGGCGAGCTCGCGGAATCGTACGGCGGCGATATCCGGCTCACGCGGCGCCAGAATTTCATCCTCGCCGGAATTCCCGAGGCGCGCCTCGAGGAAGTGATCGCCAAGGTCGCCGAGATCGGATTTCCGCTCGACGTCAACGGCCTGTACGCGTCGTCGATCGGATGTATCGGCGATCCGCATTGCAATTACGCGGTGACGCCGACGAAGACCAAGCTCGCATCGATTATCGAGCGGCTGTCGACACAGTTTGGCGATGCGGTCGGTGACCTCAAGCTGAATCTCGATGGATGCCCTCACGCGTGCGCTCAGCACTGGACTGGCGACATCGGCCTCCAGGGCACGACGGGACGCGGTCCCAACGGCGAGCCGCTCGAGGCGTTCGACATTATCCTGCGCGGCGGGCTCGGGCGTGATGCCGCAATCGGGAAGCCTCTATTGCGGCGGGTGCCATCGGAGCAAGTCGAAGACCAGGTGGCGCGCCTGTTCGCTGGTTATCTTGCGCAGCGCTCAGCCAATGAGACTTTCAGCCGCTTCTGCGTTCGCACACCAGACATCGATTTGATCGCGATTGCCCAGGGAGAGTCGGCAGCCGCACAGGCCGCCGCTCAATAG